The following are from one region of the Roseobacter fucihabitans genome:
- a CDS encoding bifunctional 2-polyprenyl-6-hydroxyphenol methylase/3-demethylubiquinol 3-O-methyltransferase UbiG, which yields MRDEETARKAKAGSQIAASYHTYFTSGQYDKRYPSPNKTTWQRICQLVTPSTHLIDFGCGSGRYLLRLQGKVARAAGFDISPAAIALIRERAALSGWDDLEILGPAPEALQGYIDRVGQADVVLCLFGVLGHIQDAHIRHEALLQMHRALKPGTGRLLVSVPNMARRFYAEQRVAGADATGSIEYERHMDGAHVVLPYQLYDPARLCRELAEAGFELRGLGAESVLPESWLLNNAFARWGDGVVTPLCPARWGYGIIAEAAPI from the coding sequence ATGCGCGATGAGGAAACAGCGCGCAAGGCCAAGGCCGGCTCACAGATTGCCGCATCCTATCACACCTATTTTACCTCCGGTCAGTATGACAAACGCTACCCCAGCCCAAACAAAACGACCTGGCAGCGCATCTGCCAATTGGTGACGCCTAGCACGCATTTGATCGATTTCGGCTGTGGCAGCGGGCGATATCTGCTGCGCTTGCAAGGCAAGGTCGCGCGTGCCGCCGGATTTGATATAAGCCCCGCCGCGATCGCGTTGATCCGGGAACGTGCGGCCCTGTCGGGTTGGGATGATCTGGAAATCCTCGGCCCGGCCCCCGAAGCCTTGCAAGGTTACATTGACCGGGTGGGTCAGGCCGATGTCGTATTATGCCTGTTCGGGGTGCTGGGTCATATCCAGGATGCGCATATTCGTCATGAGGCGCTGCTGCAGATGCACCGCGCGCTGAAGCCGGGGACGGGTCGTTTGCTGGTCTCCGTTCCCAATATGGCGCGCCGGTTTTACGCCGAACAGCGCGTCGCTGGCGCGGATGCAACGGGGTCAATTGAGTATGAGCGGCATATGGACGGGGCGCATGTCGTGCTGCCTTATCAACTCTATGATCCTGCGCGATTGTGCCGTGAACTGGCTGAGGCAGGGTTCGAACTGCGCGGGCTGGGTGCGGAGAGTGTCCTGCCCGAAAGCTGGCTCCTGAATAACGCCTTTGCGCGCTGGGGGGATGGGGTCGTGACGCCGCTATGTCCTGCGCGCTGGGGCTATGGGATCATCGCCGAAGCCGCCCCGATATGA
- a CDS encoding transporter substrate-binding domain-containing protein: protein MNNFLTLLMVVFALLSGPVAAQSSSGATLERRAQVPENPGGRLEHILRRGSLIVGVKDDYPPMGFRDPVDDTLIGFEPDMARAMAERLGVALELVAVTSSNRLSRVNQGQIDLVIATMGDTKERRTQAGLIQPTYYASGVALLAQEGQPYTDWGQLRGRPVCMVQGAYYNRTLDDTYLVSAQYFPSARDAMLALRQDACVGWAFDDVALVSLTTGPDATGLAVSLPSILTAPWAVAVAKGEEDADWGRFVSDLLAEWHAAGKFLTLQQKWGLLPNPYLSVAQETWSRQNDGTFFCARDPETGAFSPSCVTTDVLRTGAPPVEVPPWAARIQEATGWELSILFDAYDRTRLTRGLGMTLALSLCAIIGALCVGIGLGLLNAVLSGGPVWRRALRMPVLGVITLSRMTPPILQLYIVFFGLGGLLSSAGHVTPGAFVTATLIFSFYAGATNAVLITHALEQERAAHPEIGLMQALPRAVVRSYDGLVSTCVNIVKAAGMASAIALTELIATVNLIITEGGDASVLMNGLLLLYFVFVMGVMWLFRGLKAVLLRKPANGASVQESGA from the coding sequence ATGAATAATTTTCTGACCCTTTTGATGGTGGTGTTTGCCCTTTTGTCCGGGCCGGTGGCCGCGCAATCTTCCAGTGGTGCAACTCTGGAACGCCGCGCACAGGTGCCGGAAAATCCGGGGGGGCGGCTTGAACACATCCTGCGGCGTGGGAGCTTGATTGTCGGGGTCAAGGATGACTACCCGCCGATGGGATTTCGCGACCCTGTGGATGACACCCTCATTGGTTTTGAGCCCGATATGGCGCGTGCCATGGCCGAGCGTCTGGGCGTTGCGCTGGAATTGGTGGCCGTCACCTCGAGCAACCGGCTGAGCCGGGTCAATCAGGGTCAAATTGATCTGGTTATCGCAACCATGGGCGACACCAAGGAACGGCGCACGCAAGCGGGCCTGATCCAGCCGACATATTATGCCAGCGGGGTCGCGCTTCTAGCGCAGGAAGGTCAGCCCTATACCGACTGGGGGCAATTGCGCGGTCGCCCTGTCTGCATGGTGCAGGGGGCTTATTACAACCGAACTCTGGATGATACCTACCTGGTGTCAGCGCAGTATTTCCCCAGTGCGCGCGACGCGATGCTTGCGCTGCGCCAGGATGCCTGTGTCGGGTGGGCCTTTGACGATGTGGCGCTGGTCAGCCTCACGACAGGGCCTGACGCGACGGGTCTGGCGGTCTCACTGCCATCGATCTTGACGGCCCCCTGGGCGGTCGCGGTTGCCAAGGGGGAGGAGGACGCAGATTGGGGCCGGTTTGTGTCTGATCTCTTGGCCGAATGGCACGCAGCCGGGAAATTTCTGACGTTGCAACAAAAGTGGGGACTGTTGCCAAACCCCTATCTGAGCGTGGCGCAAGAAACCTGGTCGCGCCAGAATGATGGCACGTTCTTTTGCGCGCGTGATCCTGAAACGGGCGCTTTCAGCCCCAGTTGTGTGACCACTGATGTCCTGCGCACAGGCGCACCGCCGGTCGAGGTTCCGCCCTGGGCTGCGCGCATTCAAGAGGCTACCGGCTGGGAACTTTCGATCCTTTTCGACGCCTATGACCGCACAAGGCTGACACGCGGGCTGGGTATGACCTTAGCGTTGAGCCTCTGCGCGATCATCGGGGCGCTCTGCGTCGGGATCGGTCTTGGGCTTCTCAACGCGGTCCTCTCCGGCGGCCCTGTCTGGCGCCGGGCGTTGCGGATGCCTGTGCTTGGCGTGATCACGCTCTCGCGCATGACACCGCCGATCTTGCAGCTTTATATCGTGTTTTTTGGTCTTGGCGGTTTGCTCAGCAGCGCTGGCCACGTCACGCCCGGTGCCTTCGTCACCGCAACACTTATTTTCTCCTTTTACGCCGGGGCAACGAATGCGGTTCTGATCACCCATGCTCTGGAACAGGAACGCGCGGCGCATCCGGAGATCGGCCTGATGCAGGCGCTGCCACGCGCAGTTGTCCGGTCGTATGATGGCCTGGTGTCAACCTGCGTGAACATCGTCAAAGCGGCGGGCATGGCGAGCGCAATTGCGCTGACCGAATTGATCGCGACGGTCAATTTGATCATTACCGAGGGCGGGGATGCCTCCGTTCTGATGAACGGGTTGTTGCTGCTCTATTTCGTCTTCGTCATGGGCGTGATGTGGCTGTTTCGTGGCCTCAAAGCCGTGTTGCTGCGCAAACCTGCCAATGGTGCATCGGTGCAGGAGAGCGGCGCATGA
- a CDS encoding DUF4255 domain-containing protein — protein MIDLALGLVADRLNAHLVSRYGVSDALVSVSPLSDGEGKPTADARNRLVMFLTNIAQDATPRAAAGTRSSVQMTQARAIHLDIYFMLASAYDAETYSEGLKLISSALAFFQANPVMTPRNTPDMPAGLNQLSLEISNLKVEEMGQMWGNLGGRYVPSVMFKMRSVMIDAGAVSDVVPLITQPGQAARPAEGVS, from the coding sequence ATGATTGATCTGGCGCTGGGCCTAGTTGCGGATCGTCTCAACGCGCATCTGGTGTCGCGCTATGGCGTGTCGGACGCATTGGTCAGTGTATCGCCGCTGTCAGATGGCGAGGGCAAGCCGACCGCCGATGCGCGCAACCGGCTGGTGATGTTCCTGACCAATATCGCGCAGGATGCGACGCCGCGTGCTGCCGCCGGGACCCGCTCTTCGGTGCAGATGACGCAGGCGCGGGCCATTCACCTTGATATCTACTTCATGTTGGCCTCCGCCTATGATGCGGAAACCTACAGTGAAGGGCTCAAGCTGATTTCCTCTGCGCTGGCCTTCTTTCAGGCAAACCCGGTCATGACGCCCCGCAATACGCCGGATATGCCCGCGGGGCTGAACCAGCTCAGCCTCGAAATATCCAACCTCAAAGTGGAGGAAATGGGCCAGATGTGGGGCAATCTGGGGGGGCGCTATGTGCCTTCCGTAATGTTCAAGATGCGCTCGGTCATGATCGACGCCGGTGCTGTCTCCGACGTGGTGCCGCTGATCACGCAACCGGGTCAGGCCGCGCGCCCTGCCGAGGGCGTTTCGTGA